The following proteins come from a genomic window of Sorex araneus isolate mSorAra2 chromosome 1, mSorAra2.pri, whole genome shotgun sequence:
- the MACIR gene encoding macrophage immunometabolism regulator, with the protein MDVDVSGESRAPLAALPLPGAEASPPGRAEAEKPRCSSTPCSPMRRTLAGYQILHMDANYLVGFATGEELLKLAHKCAAGDEARPEAAPGLRAKPLDALARSSRLAKARARHFQPYEIPAVNGRRRRRMPSSGDRAAKALPCEPCRALHGPLPLCLLKGKRAHSKSLDYLNLDKMHAREPADTEGLQDQLQHLTLRGDRVFARSST; encoded by the coding sequence ATGGACGTGGACGTGAGCGGCGAGTCCCGCGCGCCGCTGGCCGCCCTGCCGCTGCCCGGCGCCGAGGCCAGCCCGCCGGGCCGCGCCGAGGCCGAGAAGCCGCGCTGCTCCAGCACGCCCTGCTCGCCCATGCGCCGCACGCTGGCCGGCTACCAGATCCTACACATGGACGCCAACTACCTGGTGGGCTTCGCCACGGGCGAGGAGCTGCTCAAGCTGGCGCACAAGTGCGCGGCGGGCGACGAGGCCCGGCCCGAGGCGGCGCCCGGGCTGCGTGCCAAGCCCCTGGACGCGCTGGCGCGCTCGTCGCGCCTGGCCAAGGCCCGCGCGCGCCACTTCCAGCCCTACGAGATCCCCGCGGTGAACGGGCGCCGGCGCCGCCGCATGCCCAGCTCGGGGGACCGCGCAGCCAAGGCCCTGCCCTGCGAACCCTGCCGCGCCCTGCACGGGCCGCTGCCGCTCTGCCTGCTCAAGGGCAAGCGCGCACACTCCAAGTCCCTGGACTACCTCAACCTGGACAAGATGCACGCCCGGGAGCCCGCCGACACCGAGGGCCTCCAGGACCAGCTGCAGCACCTCACGCTGCGCGGGGACCGCGTCTTCGCCAGGAGCAGCACCTGA